The Flavobacterium sp. N2270 genome contains the following window.
GAATTCGATATGTTGGAGAAACGGTTGCTAAAAAATTGGCTAAACATTATAAAAACATCGATGCTATTGCTCATGCAACGTTGTTAGATTTAATGCTTGTTGATGAAATTGGTGAAAAAATTGCACAAAGTGTTGTTGCTTTTTTTGAGAATAAAACAAATGTTCAAATTATTAACAGATTAAAAATTAAAGGAATACAACTTGAAATGAATGAAAAAAATAGTACATTTATTTCAAATGTATTGGAAAATAAAATTTTTGTAGTTTCTGGAGTGTTTGAATTATATTCTAGAGACGAATTGAAAAAAGCAATTGAAGATCATGGAGGTAAAGTAGGGAGCTCTATTTCTTCAAAAACAAATTATGTTATTGCAGGTGATAATATGGGGCCAGCAAAATTAGAAAAAGCAAATAAATTAGGAATAACAATTATAAATGAAAAAGAATTTAACAAACTAATTAATGATTAAAAAAAATCCTTCTATTGTTCTTTTTTGTATAGCTGGTATCTTATATTTTATTTCAGTTTTGATTAATAATGAATATTTAGCTTTATTAACCAAGCCAGTAATTATTCCTTCAATTTTTGTTTATTACTATATAGAATCAAAAGGGAGGTTAAATAATTTATTTGTACTTTCATTAGTCACTTTTTTTATTGGCGATATGCTTTATTTGATAAATATAGATGATTATTATGTTTTAGGTCTTTTTGTTTTTTTAACTCCTTATTTAATTGTCTTATTTTTTTTATTTAAGGATATTGTTAATTTTTTAAAAAGAAATAAAATCAATAAATCGGATTTATCTTTTATAATAATACTTTTTTTCTT
Protein-coding sequences here:
- a CDS encoding lysoplasmalogenase family protein, with translation MIKKNPSIVLFCIAGILYFISVLINNEYLALLTKPVIIPSIFVYYYIESKGRLNNLFVLSLVTFFIGDMLYLINIDDYYVLGLFVFLTPYLIVLFFLFKDIVNFLKRNKINKSDLSFIIILFFLIYLMISILNVLDTSSNVEFIYFLLFGIELVFMGVFATLLYVNENSKVNFYLIIGVSLFIVSDIFFILNKNLFPLMIFKLANILSQIISYYFYTRYFIERQKQLK